A window of Lentibacillus sp. Marseille-P4043 contains these coding sequences:
- a CDS encoding GNAT family N-acetyltransferase, which produces MDIRTLNVADAQSYRSLRVEALLDSPEAFVTTYEEEMSKKDPIHETATKLKHKNSIHFGAFKKEKLVGTVTLQLETFKKTKHKAHLLAMYVSPDARGMGIGRALLTETINKAKELGIEQLQLTVVSNNEAAKTLYTQCGFTVYGVEKEALKINDLYVDEVDMVLFLNEI; this is translated from the coding sequence ATGGATATCAGAACGTTGAATGTTGCTGATGCACAATCGTACAGAAGTTTACGCGTAGAGGCTTTATTAGACAGTCCGGAGGCATTTGTGACCACATATGAAGAGGAAATGAGTAAGAAAGATCCTATTCATGAAACAGCCACTAAACTTAAACATAAAAATAGTATTCATTTTGGGGCATTTAAAAAGGAAAAACTTGTAGGTACTGTAACATTGCAACTTGAAACGTTCAAGAAAACGAAACATAAAGCACATCTATTAGCTATGTACGTATCACCCGATGCCCGTGGTATGGGAATCGGCAGGGCTCTATTGACGGAAACCATTAACAAAGCTAAAGAATTAGGAATAGAACAATTGCAATTAACGGTTGTCTCGAATAATGAAGCCGCAAAGACCCTTTATACGCAATGTGGATTTACAGTCTATGGGGTTGAAAAAGAGGCTTTGAAAATAAATGATTTATATGTTGATGAAGTTGATATGGTTTTGTTTTTAAATGAAATATAA
- a CDS encoding Crp/Fnr family transcriptional regulator, protein MNSQSVRELLQKVPLFKDLTEYEMEPIVDLAKSRMYRHGTHIFMQGDPLTNVYFIRQGKVKIYKTDFHGKEQIVNVLQPDDMFPHQGFFRKDSYPAHAEVLEDAILIYIPIHSFEDFLITHPEICIKLFRVLGDKIVDLQNRLEEKILHNTYEQIIMLLLRLARHYGKEIKDNQTRINTHFTNRELANMIGSSRETVSRTLTQLKKQQLITTDKGGYFILQANKLEDELF, encoded by the coding sequence ATGAACAGCCAATCCGTCCGAGAGCTTCTGCAAAAAGTCCCATTGTTCAAAGATTTAACCGAATATGAGATGGAGCCTATTGTGGATCTAGCGAAATCACGTATGTATCGACACGGGACACACATTTTCATGCAGGGCGACCCATTAACAAATGTCTATTTTATTCGCCAGGGAAAAGTCAAAATATATAAGACAGATTTCCATGGGAAGGAGCAAATCGTCAATGTTCTTCAGCCGGATGATATGTTTCCACATCAGGGCTTTTTCCGAAAAGATAGTTATCCGGCACATGCAGAAGTACTGGAGGATGCTATTCTGATCTATATTCCAATTCACTCCTTTGAAGACTTTCTCATTACGCATCCGGAAATTTGTATAAAATTATTCCGAGTTCTTGGTGACAAAATTGTTGATTTACAAAATAGATTAGAAGAAAAAATTTTGCATAATACATATGAGCAAATAATTATGCTCTTATTGCGTCTTGCCCGACATTACGGAAAAGAGATAAAGGACAATCAGACACGGATAAATACACATTTTACGAACCGGGAACTTGCCAATATGATCGGATCCAGCCGAGAAACAGTTAGTCGCACACTAACACAATTGAAAAAACAACAATTAATAACGACAGATAAAGGTGGTTATTTTATTCTGCAAGCTAACAAGTTGGAAGATGAATTGTTTTAA
- a CDS encoding DUF2249 domain-containing protein, which yields MIIDNRGLEPPQPMMRTLKALDKMKSGQSLSIINDRRPMFLYEELNDRGYLHETEALDDGSFKITITKTGD from the coding sequence ATGATTATTGATAATCGCGGGCTAGAACCACCACAACCAATGATGCGCACATTAAAAGCGTTGGACAAAATGAAAAGCGGACAATCCTTATCCATTATAAATGACCGTCGTCCCATGTTTTTATATGAAGAATTGAACGATCGCGGCTATCTGCATGAAACAGAAGCCCTAGATGATGGAAGCTTCAAAATTACGATAACAAAGACTGGTGATTAA
- the mobB gene encoding molybdopterin-guanine dinucleotide biosynthesis protein B: MKICQIVGYKNSGKTTVMNELIRYFSNQNKKVGSFKHHGHGGEPDVVKTTDSHQHYTAGSYMSGVQGETTTQLIFSNIKIEEVFRLYERMAIDILFIEGFKTADFPKIVLVKGKEDESLLNELSNIIAVGSWDENLLENVKYPIFPITKMESYLNQLAEYILD, translated from the coding sequence ATGAAAATATGCCAAATTGTCGGTTATAAAAATTCCGGTAAAACAACGGTTATGAACGAGCTTATTCGTTATTTTTCCAATCAAAATAAAAAAGTTGGTTCATTTAAACATCATGGACATGGTGGGGAGCCAGACGTGGTGAAGACAACCGATAGCCACCAACACTATACTGCAGGTTCCTACATGAGTGGTGTGCAAGGGGAAACAACAACACAATTGATCTTTAGCAATATTAAAATAGAAGAAGTTTTCCGTTTATATGAACGAATGGCGATTGATATTTTATTTATAGAAGGATTTAAAACAGCTGACTTCCCTAAAATTGTTTTAGTAAAAGGAAAAGAAGATGAATCGCTATTAAACGAGCTTTCCAATATAATCGCAGTAGGTTCATGGGATGAGAACTTACTGGAAAATGTGAAATATCCAATATTCCCAATTACCAAAATGGAATCATATTTAAACCAACTAGCTGAATACATACTAGACTGA
- a CDS encoding Cof-type HAD-IIB family hydrolase yields the protein MENKRHLIALDLDGTLLTDKKEISPRTKQTVVKAIEEGHVVVISTGRPHRASINYYNELGLNTPMVNFNGALIHHPYDDKWDALHNPMSKRTALKIVDASYQIGVNNILAEVQDNIYLDKYDEEILEIFHTTQNDPPFTIGSLKNELKDDPTSLLIHPKKDHIQELRKHLDDYHAELIEHRKWGAPWNIIEIVKKGMNKAIGLQKVANYYNIPQDQIIAFGDEDNDFEMIEYAGVGVAMGNAIDELKSLANHVTDTNEQDGIGTFLENYLHLEVKAI from the coding sequence ATGGAAAATAAACGGCATTTAATTGCTCTGGATTTAGATGGTACGCTATTGACAGACAAAAAAGAAATCAGTCCACGTACAAAACAAACAGTAGTAAAAGCAATCGAAGAAGGTCATGTTGTTGTCATTTCAACAGGAAGACCACACAGAGCAAGCATTAATTATTACAATGAACTTGGGTTGAATACCCCGATGGTCAATTTTAATGGTGCACTTATCCATCATCCATACGATGATAAATGGGATGCTTTACACAATCCAATGTCAAAAAGAACGGCACTTAAAATTGTTGATGCCAGTTATCAAATTGGCGTAAACAATATTTTGGCCGAAGTACAGGACAATATTTATCTTGATAAATATGATGAAGAAATTCTGGAAATATTTCATACAACCCAAAATGATCCACCATTTACCATTGGGAGTTTAAAAAATGAATTGAAAGATGATCCAACTTCATTACTAATTCATCCAAAGAAGGACCACATTCAGGAATTAAGAAAGCATTTAGATGACTACCACGCAGAATTAATTGAACACCGCAAATGGGGCGCACCATGGAATATAATTGAAATTGTAAAAAAAGGCATGAACAAAGCAATTGGCCTGCAAAAGGTTGCGAATTATTATAATATCCCTCAAGATCAAATTATTGCATTCGGTGATGAAGACAATGATTTTGAAATGATTGAATATGCGGGTGTTGGTGTTGCGATGGGAAATGCGATTGATGAACTAAAATCACTTGCAAATCATGTGACAGATACAAATGAGCAAGATGGTATTGGTACATTTTTGGAAAATTACTTACACCTTGAAGTAAAAGCTATCTAA
- a CDS encoding NifU N-terminal domain-containing protein: MGLRAEATPNPNALKFSTDKLIFEGTASISVMPGDTSEHAILNDLMELEGVDNVFGYQNFITVNKQFDAEWDDLQPKVENVFEKHGYSN, translated from the coding sequence ATGGGATTACGAGCTGAAGCTACACCAAACCCAAACGCATTAAAATTTTCAACTGATAAATTAATTTTTGAAGGAACTGCTAGCATTTCTGTCATGCCTGGGGATACAAGTGAACATGCAATACTTAATGATTTAATGGAATTGGAAGGCGTTGATAACGTATTCGGTTACCAAAATTTCATTACCGTCAATAAACAATTTGACGCTGAATGGGACGACCTCCAGCCAAAAGTAGAAAACGTATTTGAAAAACACGGTTACTCGAATTAA
- a CDS encoding YjzD family protein, whose protein sequence is MKNVKNEVLQMRFIWTFVWALLISCVISYILTSMASAPFNFIHALILAVIFTVAILLLGEGILKGEKEEHEYS, encoded by the coding sequence ATGAAGAATGTAAAAAATGAGGTGTTACAAATGCGGTTTATTTGGACGTTTGTTTGGGCATTGTTAATTAGTTGTGTTATTTCTTATATCTTAACTAGTATGGCTAGCGCTCCTTTCAATTTCATTCATGCACTTATCCTTGCAGTTATTTTCACAGTAGCTATTCTACTCTTGGGAGAAGGCATATTAAAAGGTGAAAAAGAGGAACACGAATACAGCTAA
- the hepT gene encoding type VII toxin-antitoxin system HepT family RNase toxin, with translation MSFIQTEGVITSSIAQKMKAMVGFRNIAVHDYQEINLTILQKILDDHLEDFSKYTQAIIQY, from the coding sequence ATGTCCTTTATACAGACAGAAGGTGTTATTACTTCATCTATTGCCCAAAAAATGAAAGCAATGGTCGGTTTTAGAAACATTGCCGTTCATGATTATCAAGAAATTAACCTAACTATTTTACAAAAAATACTGGATGATCATTTAGAAGACTTTTCAAAGTATACCCAAGCTATTATACAGTATTAG
- a CDS encoding metal-sulfur cluster assembly factor encodes MSLLTKVGASLFEVIDPELGVNIMDLGLIYGIVLDDDDNVKINMTLTTPGCPMHDSIAKGVKYRVSQIEGVGEIDVNLVWEPAWSPDKMSDKAKEMLGFR; translated from the coding sequence ATGTCACTTTTAACAAAAGTTGGTGCATCATTATTTGAAGTTATTGATCCGGAACTTGGTGTTAATATTATGGACTTGGGACTAATTTACGGTATTGTTTTAGATGACGATGATAATGTCAAGATAAACATGACACTTACAACTCCAGGCTGTCCCATGCATGACAGTATTGCTAAAGGTGTAAAATATCGTGTCAGTCAAATTGAAGGTGTCGGCGAAATCGACGTTAATCTGGTGTGGGAACCCGCCTGGTCACCTGATAAAATGAGCGATAAAGCAAAAGAAATGCTTGGCTTTAGATGA
- a CDS encoding TIGR04053 family radical SAM/SPASM domain-containing protein has product MYSQDYNENPFIVIWELTRACALKCLHCRAEAQYHRHPGELTLDEGRKLIDDIYEMNNPMLVFTGGDPLERPDVFEIAEYAVKKGVRVSMTPSATPSVTKEAMRKAKDVGLARWAFSIDGHCAEVHDHFRGTSGSFDLTMNAIRYLHELEMPLQINTVISRYNVDYLDKLAEMVERLGCVLWSVFFLVPTGRGKESDMISPAEHERTLRWLYNLSKRVSFDIKTTAAQHYRRVVIQGKMREHKGRSDVDQIFYEDALMTGKTGQIDGLGRAPKGVNDGNGFVFISHTGDVYPSGLLPIKAGNVRTTPLATIYRESEIFKNLRNPDNYKGKCGVCEFRFVCGGSRSRAYSVTGDYMESEPYCVYIPKVMRGRRKVKK; this is encoded by the coding sequence ATGTATTCACAAGATTATAATGAAAACCCCTTTATTGTCATATGGGAATTAACACGTGCTTGTGCATTAAAGTGTTTACATTGTCGTGCTGAAGCTCAATATCATCGGCATCCAGGAGAACTAACATTGGATGAAGGGAGAAAACTAATCGATGATATCTATGAAATGAATAATCCAATGCTTGTCTTTACTGGTGGGGATCCATTAGAACGTCCGGATGTTTTTGAAATTGCGGAATACGCTGTAAAAAAAGGTGTTCGAGTATCAATGACACCATCCGCAACCCCTAGTGTGACAAAAGAAGCGATGCGGAAGGCGAAAGATGTTGGGTTAGCACGTTGGGCCTTTAGTATTGATGGGCACTGTGCGGAAGTTCATGATCATTTTCGTGGCACATCCGGTTCGTTCGATTTAACAATGAATGCCATCCGTTATTTGCATGAATTGGAGATGCCATTGCAAATTAATACTGTTATTTCACGTTACAACGTTGATTATCTAGACAAGCTTGCGGAAATGGTTGAACGGTTAGGTTGTGTGCTTTGGAGTGTATTTTTCCTTGTTCCAACAGGACGTGGAAAGGAATCGGATATGATCTCGCCAGCAGAACATGAGCGAACACTAAGATGGTTGTACAACTTATCTAAACGTGTATCTTTTGATATTAAGACAACAGCGGCACAGCATTACCGTCGAGTCGTTATCCAAGGTAAAATGCGTGAACATAAAGGGCGAAGCGATGTCGACCAGATTTTTTATGAGGATGCATTAATGACTGGAAAAACCGGGCAAATTGATGGTCTAGGTCGCGCACCAAAAGGGGTAAATGACGGGAATGGATTTGTGTTCATTTCCCATACTGGTGACGTGTACCCGAGTGGTTTGTTACCTATAAAAGCTGGCAATGTTAGAACAACACCATTGGCAACGATTTACCGGGAATCGGAGATATTTAAAAATCTACGGAATCCTGATAACTATAAAGGAAAATGCGGAGTCTGTGAATTCCGCTTTGTTTGCGGAGGTTCAAGGTCCAGAGCATATAGTGTTACAGGGGATTATATGGAATCAGAACCATATTGTGTATATATTCCGAAAGTGATGCGTGGAAGAAGAAAAGTGAAAAAGTAA
- a CDS encoding metal-sulfur cluster assembly factor, which translates to MEEALQDNILGALENVIDPELGIDIVNLGLIYGVDLDDAGLCTVTMTLTAMGCPLSAHIEADIKRALSDIPEIKEIDVNIVWNPPWGKDKMSRYAKIALGIPD; encoded by the coding sequence ATGGAGGAAGCGTTACAAGATAATATACTAGGCGCACTTGAAAACGTTATTGACCCTGAACTAGGCATTGATATTGTCAATCTTGGTCTTATTTATGGTGTGGACTTGGATGATGCTGGTCTTTGCACCGTTACGATGACACTTACAGCTATGGGCTGTCCACTTTCAGCACATATCGAAGCTGACATAAAACGTGCACTTTCAGATATTCCAGAAATAAAAGAAATAGATGTTAACATCGTATGGAATCCACCTTGGGGCAAAGATAAAATGTCACGTTATGCTAAAATCGCGTTAGGTATTCCAGATTGA
- a CDS encoding DUF2249 domain-containing protein translates to MDTNEVIELDVREDLRLKKEPFDKIMGTVKQLQKGQSFILHAPFNPVPLHAVLKRRGFEHEVEKVEKKHFKVTYTKKEAKEK, encoded by the coding sequence GTGGATACAAATGAGGTTATCGAATTAGACGTTCGGGAAGATTTGCGTTTGAAGAAAGAACCTTTTGATAAAATCATGGGAACGGTAAAGCAATTGCAGAAAGGACAATCTTTTATTTTACATGCGCCATTTAATCCAGTTCCATTGCATGCAGTTTTAAAGCGAAGAGGCTTTGAACATGAAGTGGAAAAAGTGGAGAAAAAGCATTTTAAAGTTACCTATACCAAAAAGGAGGCAAAGGAAAAATGA
- a CDS encoding DUF3813 family protein — protein sequence MENNFFQQAKSAVNRLTNAQGNPSAQDKQAAQNAIQQAYSNSTAEEQQHLQQLEQTLKQKNQLS from the coding sequence TTGGAAAATAATTTTTTTCAACAAGCAAAATCCGCTGTAAATCGCTTAACCAATGCTCAAGGTAATCCAAGTGCTCAAGATAAACAAGCTGCACAAAATGCTATCCAACAAGCATATTCAAATTCTACCGCAGAAGAGCAGCAGCATTTGCAACAGCTTGAGCAAACACTAAAACAAAAAAACCAACTGAGTTAA
- a CDS encoding undecaprenyl-diphosphate phosphatase, whose product MTEFWLLIKYTVLGLFQGITEPIPISSSGHLVILRELFGLEIKGLSFEILVNFGSLIAVLVVYRKDIIRLIDHFFRFIFTRDAAAKKDFQFVMYLVVATIPTGIIGLLLEDYISSKLSTVAVVGITLLITGVALWIIRNLRGNKNDGDLTVKDAVIVGLAQSVALVPGISRSGATIVAAMLLGMKQETALRFSFLLYIPVSLGITVMSVGDIVNDNNFDALMIPYLLAFMASIIASYFALKWFINIMRQGNLKYFAFYCFIVGILVIIFL is encoded by the coding sequence ATTACAGAATTTTGGTTACTAATTAAGTACACAGTATTAGGCCTTTTTCAAGGAATCACCGAACCAATCCCGATATCATCAAGTGGTCATTTAGTAATTTTACGGGAATTGTTTGGCTTAGAGATCAAGGGGCTTTCCTTTGAAATACTTGTAAACTTTGGTTCGCTTATTGCCGTGTTGGTCGTTTATCGGAAAGATATTATTCGTTTAATTGATCATTTCTTTCGGTTTATTTTCACCAGAGATGCAGCAGCAAAAAAAGATTTCCAATTTGTTATGTATCTGGTTGTTGCAACGATTCCAACCGGTATTATCGGGCTGTTGTTAGAAGATTACATTAGCAGTAAACTAAGTACTGTTGCTGTTGTTGGTATAACATTGCTTATCACAGGTGTTGCACTTTGGATCATTCGCAATTTGCGTGGTAATAAAAACGATGGCGATTTAACGGTAAAAGACGCTGTCATTGTTGGACTAGCACAATCTGTTGCCTTGGTTCCTGGGATTAGCCGGTCTGGTGCAACTATTGTCGCAGCAATGCTCCTTGGAATGAAACAAGAAACTGCATTACGATTTTCGTTCCTGCTATATATCCCGGTAAGTCTCGGCATAACTGTTATGTCTGTTGGCGACATTGTGAATGACAACAACTTTGACGCATTAATGATACCGTATCTATTAGCCTTTATGGCATCAATTATCGCATCCTATTTTGCATTAAAATGGTTTATCAATATTATGAGGCAAGGCAATTTAAAATACTTCGCCTTTTATTGCTTTATTGTTGGGATACTTGTTATTATATTTCTTTAA
- a CDS encoding DUF2249 domain-containing protein, whose protein sequence is MEYTTKIYAPDIDPRHRHPKIFEVFDSLKSGEYMELSNDHNPKPLHYQLMIERGEDTFTWEYTEEGPSLWRVAIGKK, encoded by the coding sequence ATGGAATACACAACAAAAATTTATGCGCCAGATATTGATCCAAGACACCGCCACCCGAAGATTTTTGAAGTATTTGATAGTCTAAAGTCAGGTGAATATATGGAGCTTTCCAATGATCATAATCCAAAACCACTACACTATCAGTTAATGATTGAACGAGGGGAAGACACCTTTACATGGGAATACACGGAAGAAGGACCATCACTTTGGCGGGTAGCAATCGGGAAAAAATGA
- the moaD gene encoding molybdopterin converting factor subunit 1, translated as MIDVLFFAELQEVVGKEKISVEANITTVKELKEKLLKTYELDTIDNAMVAINEEYATEDAKISSGDVVAFIPPVSGG; from the coding sequence ATGATTGATGTATTATTTTTTGCCGAGTTGCAGGAAGTGGTTGGCAAGGAGAAAATCTCTGTTGAAGCCAATATCACTACAGTGAAAGAGCTGAAGGAGAAGCTGTTAAAAACTTATGAACTTGATACAATCGACAATGCAATGGTTGCCATTAATGAGGAATATGCAACAGAGGATGCCAAGATTTCCAGTGGTGATGTGGTGGCGTTTATTCCACCGGTAAGTGGCGGCTGA
- a CDS encoding Crp/Fnr family transcriptional regulator: protein MKNTYIKPNISDELKGLLDSVDYIKPIKKGSFLFSEGESAEELYIIQSGTIQIGKLSPDGRELTLRICDKGDIVGELSLYDDVKYILNAKVLADGEVAVIKKSHLENELVNNGSLAIEFMKVMNQAFRRDQTRFRDLVLNGKKGALFSTLIRLSNSYGKKQDNGSIYIDMVLTNQELANFCGTSRESVNRLLNELKRSTIISMEKGHIIIHNLQYLKDEINCENCPVVLCSIH from the coding sequence ATGAAGAACACATACATCAAGCCAAACATATCTGATGAATTAAAAGGACTTTTAGATTCTGTTGACTACATTAAGCCAATCAAAAAAGGTAGCTTTTTATTTTCTGAGGGGGAAAGCGCTGAGGAGTTATACATTATCCAATCGGGAACAATCCAAATTGGTAAGCTATCACCTGATGGACGAGAGCTCACACTGCGGATTTGCGACAAAGGTGATATTGTTGGAGAACTTTCATTATACGATGATGTAAAATATATATTGAATGCGAAAGTATTAGCAGACGGTGAAGTCGCTGTTATAAAAAAATCCCATCTAGAAAATGAATTGGTAAATAACGGCAGCCTTGCAATTGAATTCATGAAAGTAATGAATCAGGCTTTCCGTCGTGATCAAACAAGGTTTCGTGATCTTGTTCTAAACGGAAAAAAAGGAGCGCTATTTTCCACATTAATTCGACTGTCTAATAGTTATGGCAAGAAACAAGATAACGGCAGTATTTATATTGATATGGTATTAACAAATCAGGAACTGGCTAATTTTTGTGGGACATCCCGTGAAAGTGTTAACCGATTGTTAAATGAGCTGAAGCGAAGTACCATTATTTCAATGGAAAAAGGACACATTATTATTCATAACTTACAATATTTAAAGGACGAGATAAACTGTGAAAACTGTCCGGTCGTATTGTGCAGCATCCATTAA
- the yjfP gene encoding esterase, with protein sequence MIGIYHKEFKTIPALVVVDSEKEKKALPVVTYFHGFTSAKEHNLPLAYLLAEKGYRVVLPDSEYHGEREIEISTIKKQISFWDIVMRNVKELKEIRDVLDQEGLLLDGRIGIAGTSMGGITTSAALTQYPWIKAAAVLMGSPKITTYAKTLVNSFKRMGNLPVTDEEIDQLYEEIKAYDLSEQPEKLAGRPLLFWHGENDSVVPFDHSYTFYDDIKHQYTNQENICFLKEANRDHKVSRYAILETVKWFDKHL encoded by the coding sequence ATGATTGGGATTTATCATAAAGAATTTAAGACAATTCCGGCATTAGTTGTCGTTGATTCAGAAAAAGAGAAAAAGGCGTTACCTGTTGTTACATATTTCCATGGTTTCACAAGTGCAAAGGAACATAATTTGCCATTGGCTTATTTGTTAGCTGAGAAAGGATATCGTGTTGTATTACCAGACAGCGAATACCATGGCGAGCGTGAAATCGAGATTTCAACAATAAAAAAGCAGATCTCATTTTGGGACATCGTCATGCGAAATGTAAAGGAATTAAAAGAAATCAGGGATGTACTTGATCAGGAAGGGCTTTTGTTAGATGGACGCATTGGGATTGCAGGAACAAGCATGGGCGGGATAACTACTTCGGCTGCATTAACCCAGTATCCGTGGATAAAAGCGGCTGCAGTTTTAATGGGTTCACCAAAGATCACTACTTATGCCAAAACATTGGTGAACAGTTTTAAGCGCATGGGAAATTTACCGGTAACAGATGAAGAGATTGATCAATTATATGAAGAAATTAAGGCGTATGATTTATCTGAGCAACCGGAGAAACTTGCTGGCCGACCATTATTATTTTGGCATGGGGAAAATGATTCTGTTGTTCCGTTCGATCATTCCTACACATTCTATGACGACATAAAACATCAGTATACCAATCAAGAAAATATTTGTTTTCTTAAGGAGGCAAATCGCGATCACAAGGTGAGCCGCTATGCGATCTTAGAAACAGTAAAATGGTTTGATAAACATTTGTAA
- a CDS encoding BMP family ABC transporter substrate-binding protein: protein MLKKLFILVLIGIIVLLPGCNHYFDEGKIQRVGMLVETSIHDQSWGKKGYKGLLAIRDEFDVDVYFKEGVKTEQDVINAVDELVQKGVNLIFGHSSTYGKYFVDISESYPDVQFVYFNGGYYAENVTSLNFNANAMGYFSGMVAGRMTKTNHVGIVAAYEWQPEVEGFYEGVKYQNPDAEVHVDYVNDWNDEKNALDSYEKMYNEDVDVVYPAGDAFSAQMIKQASNDGIYAIGYVSDQSQIDEHAVLTSTVQHVDMLYELIAEKFNNGKLAGEILTFDLQDDVITLGKFSPEVPEEFQEKVEEDIENYKETGLLPNEQG, encoded by the coding sequence ATGTTGAAAAAACTATTCATCTTAGTCCTAATCGGCATCATTGTTCTATTGCCAGGTTGCAATCATTATTTTGATGAAGGTAAAATTCAGCGCGTAGGCATGTTGGTAGAAACCTCGATCCATGATCAATCATGGGGGAAAAAAGGGTACAAGGGCCTATTGGCAATTCGTGATGAATTTGATGTTGATGTTTATTTTAAAGAAGGCGTTAAGACAGAACAAGATGTCATTAATGCTGTGGATGAGCTTGTCCAAAAAGGAGTAAATCTGATTTTTGGCCATAGCAGCACATACGGTAAATATTTTGTTGATATATCCGAGTCATATCCCGATGTCCAATTTGTCTATTTTAATGGTGGATATTACGCGGAAAATGTAACAAGTTTAAATTTTAATGCGAATGCGATGGGGTATTTTAGCGGAATGGTTGCTGGTCGAATGACAAAAACAAACCATGTCGGAATCGTTGCAGCATATGAATGGCAGCCAGAGGTGGAAGGTTTTTATGAAGGGGTAAAATATCAAAACCCCGATGCAGAAGTACATGTGGACTATGTTAATGATTGGAACGATGAAAAAAATGCATTGGACAGTTATGAGAAAATGTATAATGAGGATGTTGATGTCGTCTATCCAGCTGGGGATGCATTTAGTGCTCAAATGATTAAGCAAGCAAGCAATGATGGAATCTATGCGATTGGTTACGTTTCCGATCAATCACAAATTGATGAACATGCAGTCCTAACAAGTACGGTTCAACATGTTGATATGTTATATGAGTTAATAGCTGAAAAATTTAATAATGGTAAACTTGCTGGGGAAATTTTAACGTTTGATCTTCAAGATGATGTCATTACATTAGGTAAATTTAGTCCTGAAGTGCCAGAGGAATTTCAAGAAAAAGTTGAGGAAGATATCGAGAACTATAAGGAAACTGGATTGCTACCGAATGAACAAGGGTGA
- a CDS encoding molybdenum cofactor biosynthesis protein MoaE, producing MERNFWITDQPIQLNDCITKVVRAEAGAINTFIGTVREFTKGKRTLYLEYQAYVAMAEKKLAQIGAEIDEKWPDAKTAIVHRIGRLEISDIAVAIAVSTPHRNDSFEASRYAIERIKEIVPIWKKEHWEDGTKWMGDQKEQISYQDRLPSEEEMRND from the coding sequence ATGGAAAGAAACTTTTGGATTACCGATCAACCAATCCAGTTAAATGATTGTATCACCAAAGTTGTTCGTGCTGAGGCCGGGGCAATTAATACCTTTATTGGAACCGTTCGTGAGTTTACGAAAGGCAAGCGAACGTTATATTTAGAGTACCAGGCGTATGTTGCAATGGCAGAGAAGAAGCTTGCGCAAATTGGTGCAGAAATTGACGAAAAATGGCCTGATGCTAAAACGGCTATCGTACATCGAATTGGTCGATTGGAAATATCGGATATCGCTGTCGCAATCGCTGTCTCAACCCCACATCGAAATGATTCCTTTGAAGCAAGCAGGTATGCAATTGAACGAATCAAAGAAATTGTGCCGATTTGGAAAAAAGAACATTGGGAAGATGGGACAAAGTGGATGGGTGATCAGAAAGAACAGATATCTTATCAAGACAGATTGCCTAGTGAGGAGGAAATGCGCAATGATTGA